From one Phycodurus eques isolate BA_2022a chromosome 19, UOR_Pequ_1.1, whole genome shotgun sequence genomic stretch:
- the spag9b gene encoding C-Jun-amino-terminal kinase-interacting protein 4 isoform X7 gives MSPGRMLLFVFGFVGGAVVINSAVLVSLSVLLLVHYSVATGGLPALPSLPSIQRPGRKERPISMGIFQVPGIDGVSTDLQRDPVDVQSEAWRFNNLSHPMSNTSLKDELANTSREGLKSNTPTKQGGVSKHAPSSSQGGTSHTPVSHICSLKTNTTSSAKSGDCQTSAPPSPRGTACSDTSASSSRASVSGSPVASAVALESVGAPREQGGLNKNLDYNAGKPNNSKSISTGQGQLAQENQEPASALLNDGKNNLEKSEVLAIIESTPELDMDLDGCQGTSTPAKGGIENLAFDRNTDSLFEELSSAGTDYIGDVDEGADLLGMGREVEHLIQENAQLLETKNALNVVKNDLIARMDELSCEKEVLQGELEAVTKAKNRLEEKNKDLEDELKKVRAELGDSKHKSKTENEDDSDVPTAQRKRFTRVEMARVLMERNQYKERLMELQEAVRWTEMIRASKENPALPEKKKSSLWQFFSRLFSSSGGASKKPAVEAPVNVKYNAPTSQIQPSVKKRSSTLQQLPSDKSKAFDFLNEELAVDSIVSRREQKRAQYQQVKAHVQREEEGRVQAYGWSLPKKHKSNGGQEKIQDLPVPVFLRPLDERDASMKLWCAAGVHLSGGKTRDGGSIVGASVFYSSVSGPESPEKKVGSQSSLEKLDQELKEQQKELRQQDELSSLVWICTSTQSTTKAVVIDANQPGIILDSFFVCNAHVLCITSVPGARETDYPAGEELTQSSESAPVEKARSCDGGSGAAGGDGVLGGITVVGCTAEGATAVPRTAENGGTEATEESGGSSCQRGVYSEHVFTDPLGLQQTIETSANSSQRECDLVKDGMSSNSTAEEQDLMREEAQKMSSVLPTMWLGAQNGCVYVHSSAAQWKKCLHSVKLKDSVLGIVHVKGRVLVGLSDGTLAVFHRGVDGQWDLTNYHLLDLGKPHHSIRCMTVVHDKVWCGFRNKIYVVQPKAMEIEKSFDAHPRKESQVRQLAWDGDGIWVSIRLDSTLRLFHAHTFQHLQDVDIEPYVSKMLGTGKLGFSFVRITALMVSCNRLWIGTGNGVIVSIPLSETNKHTKGADNRPGNVIRVYGDESSGKVAAGTFVPYCSMAHAQLCFHGHRDAVQFFTAVPGHALPSASSCADASGDKTSDATSPDGTKSMLVMSGGEGYIDFRMGDEEGEAAEGEDAPRKLKSPPSIAERSHLIVWQVLDNE, from the exons GAAGGAGCGTCCCATCTCCATGGGCATCTTTCAGGTCCCAGGGATTGATGGCGTGAGCACTGACCTCCAGAGGGACCCCGTGGATGTCCAGTCTGAAGCTTGGAGATTCAATAACCTCAGCCATCCAATGTCCAACACCAGTCTCAAG GATGAACTGGCCAACACCAGCCGCGAAGGATTGAAATCGAACACTCCAACCAAGCAGGGAGGTGTCTCCAAACATGCTCCATCATCGTCACAAGGAGGAACATCTCACACCCCAGTGTCTCACATATGTAGCTTGAAAACAAACACCACCTCATCTGCGAAAAGTGGTGATTGTCAAACGTCTGCTCCACCATCGCCTCGTGGCACGGCGTGTAGCGATACGAGCGCATCATCCAGCCGAGCGAGCGTTTCTGGATCTCCCGTTGCCTCGGCTGTTGCACTGGAATCTGTCGGCGCGCCTCGGGAACAAGGTGGCCTCAATAAGAATTTGGACTACAACGCTGGCAAACCCAACAACAGTAAGAGCATTTCAACTGGGCAGGGTCAACTCGCACAGGAGAATCAAGAGCCCGCAAGTGCGCTTCTCAACG ATGGCAAAAACAACCTGGAAAAGTCTGAGGTGTTGGCGATTATAGAGTCCACTCCTGAGTTGGACATGGACCTTGATGGCTGCCAAGGAACAAG CACACCCGCTAAAGGTGGCATAGAGAATCTAGCATTTGACCGGAACACAGACTCTCTGTTTGAAGAGCTGTCCTCTGCAGGAACTGACTACATAGGAGATGTTGATGAAGGAGCAGACCTTTTAG GTATGGGCCGTGAAGTTGAACATCTTATTCAGGAGAATGCACAACTTCTGGAGACAAA AAATGCCCTAAATGTGGTAAAGAATGACCTGATTGCGCGAATGGATGAGCTGTCCTGCGAGAAGGAGGTCCTACAAGGGGAGCTTGAAGCCGTCACTAAGGCCAAGAACAGATTAGAGGAGAAGAACAAAGATTTAGAAGACGAATTGAAGAA AGTTCGAGCTGAACTTGGGGACAGCAAACACAAGTCTAAGACCGAGAATGAGGATGAT AGTGACGTGCCCACAGCACAGAGGAAACGTTTCACCAGGGTGGAAATGGCCAGAGTCCTGATGGAGAGGAACCAGTATAAGGAGAGGCTGATGGAGCTGCAAGAGGCTGTCAGATGGACAGAGATGATTCG GGCATCAAAGGAAAACCCAGCACTTCCAGAGAAGAAGAAATCCAGCCTCTGGCAGTT TTTCAGCCGTTTGTTCAGTTCGTCGGGCGGCGCATCTAAGAAGCCTGCTGTCGAAGCCCCAGTCAACGTGAAGTACAATGCGCCCACCTCGCAGATTCAACCTTCTGTCAAGAAGAGGAGCAGCACCTTGCAGCAGTTGCCCAGTGACAAGAGCAAAGCCTTTGATTTTCTCAATGAGGA ATTGGCAGTGGATAGCATAGTGTCCAGGCGAGAACAGAAGCGGGCACAGTACCAGCAGGTTAAAGCGCATGTCCAGAGAGAGGAAGAGGGCAGAGTGCAGGCTTATGGCTGGAGCTTGCCCAAGAAGCACAAA AGCAACGGCGGTCAGGAGAAGATACAGGACCTACCAGTTCCGGTCTTCCTTAGACCTCTGGATGAGAGAGATGCCTCGATGAAG CTGTGGTGTGCTGCCGGTGTGCACTTATCCGGAGGTAAAACCAGAGATGGGGGTTCCATCGTCGGAGCCAGCGTGTTCTACAGCAGCGTGTCAGGACCGGAGAGTCCCGAAAAGAAAGTAGGATCTCAAAGCAGCCTAGAAAAACTGGATCAAGAACTAAAG GAACAGCAGAAGGAACTACGACAACAGGATGAGTTGTCATCGCTGGTGTGGATTTGTACCAGCACTCAGTCGACTACTAAAGCTGTCGTCATTGATGCCAACCAACCCGGAATCATCCTGGACAGCTTCTTTGTGTGTAATGCACATGTCCTCTGCATCACTAGTGTACCAG GCGCAAGAGAGACGGACTATCCAGCAGGTGAGGAACTAACCCAGAGTTCAGAGTCTGCACCGGTCGAAAAGGCCCGTTCGTGCGACGGCGGTAGCGGCGCGGCAGGCGGTGACGGCGTGCTCGGAGGCATTACTGTCGTAGGCTGTACAGCTGAGGGAGCAACAGCCGTCCCTCGGACAGCAGAAAATGGAGGGACGG AGGCCACTGAGGAGAGTGGAGGGTCTTCATGTCAGAGAGGAGTATACAGTGAACATGTCTTCACTGATCCTTTGGGGCTGCAGCAGACAATAGAGACTTCCGCCAACTCCTCTCAAAG AGAGTGTGACCTGGTGAAAGATGGCATGAGTTCAAACTCCACTGCTGAGGAGCAGGATCTGATGagagaagaggctcagaagaTGAGCAGCGTCCTGCCCACGATGTGGCTCGGAGCGCAGAACGGGTG TGTGTATGTCCACTCGTCTGCGGCACAGTGGAAGAAGTGTCTCCATTCTGTAAAGCTGAAAGACTCCGTACTCGGCATAGT GCACGTGAAAGGGCGCGTCCTGGTCGGCCTTTCTGATGGCACGTTAGCCGTCTTCCACCGTGGAGTTG ATGGACAGTGGGATCTGACCAACTACCATCTACTTGACTTGGGAAAACCTCACCACTCCATCCGCTGCATGACTGTGGTACATGACAAGGTGTGGTGTGGTTTCAGGAACAAGATCTACGTGGTGCAGCCCAAAGCCATGGAGATAGAG AAGTCATTTGACGCACACCCCCGTAAGGAGAGCCAGGTGCGTCAGTTGGCTTGGGACGGTGACGGCATCTGGGTGTCCATCAGGCTGGACTCCACGCTCAGGCTCTTCCACGCCCACACTTTCCAGCACCTACAGGATGTGGACATTGAGCCTTATGTCAGCAAGATGTTGG GTACGGGGAAACTGGGCTTTTCGTTTGTGCGGATCACGGCTCTCATGGTGTCGTGTAATCGGCTGTGGATCGGTACCGGCAACGGAGTCATCGTTTCGATCCCTCTCTCAGAGA CTAACAAGCACACCAAGGGAGCGGATAACCGTCCTGGGAATGTGATTCGCGTTTACGGTGATGAGAGCAGTGGCAAAGTAGCGGCAGGGACATTTGTGCCATACTGCTCCATGGCTCATGCCCAGCTCTGTTTCCATGGACATCGTGACGCCGTTCAGTTCTTCACTGCCGTCCCAG GTCACGCGCTTCCATCTGCATCCAGCTGTGCAGATGCATCAGGGGACAAGACGTCAGATGCCACATCTCCGGATGGAACCaagtccatgttggtgatgagTGGAGGAGAAGGCTACATTGACTTCAGGATGG GAGACGAGGAGGGCGAAGCGGCCGAAGGCGAGGACGCGCCAAGGAAACTGAAGTCCCCCCCGTCTATCGCCGAGCGCAGCCACCTCATCGTCTGGCAGGTCCTGGACAACGAGTAA
- the spag9b gene encoding C-Jun-amino-terminal kinase-interacting protein 4 isoform X6: MSPGRMLLFVFGFVGGAVVINSAVLVSLSVLLLVHYSVATGGLPALPSLPSIQRPGRKERPISMGIFQVPGIDGVSTDLQRDPVDVQSEAWRFNNLSHPMSNTSLKDELANTSREGLKSNTPTKQGGVSKHAPSSSQGGTSHTPVSHICSLKTNTTSSAKSGDCQTSAPPSPRGTACSDTSASSSRASVSGSPVASAVALESVGAPREQGGLNKNLDYNAGKPNNSKSISTGQGQLAQENQEPASALLNDGKNNLEKSEVLAIIESTPELDMDLDGCQGTSTPAKGGIENLAFDRNTDSLFEELSSAGTDYIGDVDEGADLLGMGREVEHLIQENAQLLETKNALNVVKNDLIARMDELSCEKEVLQGELEAVTKAKNRLEEKNKDLEDELKKVRAELGDSKHKSKTENEDDSDVPTAQRKRFTRVEMARVLMERNQYKERLMELQEAVRWTEMIRASKENPALPEKKKSSLWQFFSRLFSSSGGASKKPAVEAPVNVKYNAPTSQIQPSVKKRSSTLQQLPSDKSKAFDFLNEELAVDSIVSRREQKRAQYQQVKAHVQREEEGRVQAYGWSLPKKHKSNGGQEKIQDLPVPVFLRPLDERDASMKLWCAAGVHLSGGKTRDGGSIVGASVFYSSVSGPESPEKKVGSQSSLEKLDQELKEQQKELRQQDELSSLVWICTSTQSTTKAVVIDANQPGIILDSFFVCNAHVLCITSVPGARETDYPAGEELTQSSESAPVEKARSCDGGSGAAGGDGVLGGITVVGCTAEGATAVPRTAENGGTEATEESGGSSCQRGVYSEHVFTDPLGLQQTIETSANSSQRECDLVKDGMSSNSTAEEQDLMREEAQKMSSVLPTMWLGAQNGCVYVHSSAAQWKKCLHSVKLKDSVLGIVHVKGRVLVGLSDGTLAVFHRGVDGQWDLTNYHLLDLGKPHHSIRCMTVVHDKVWCGFRNKIYVVQPKAMEIENTIRIMLMMIHVNVALQKSFDAHPRKESQVRQLAWDGDGIWVSIRLDSTLRLFHAHTFQHLQDVDIEPYVSKMLGTGKLGFSFVRITALMVSCNRLWIGTGNGVIVSIPLSETANKHTKGADNRPGNVIRVYGDESSGKVAAGTFVPYCSMAHAQLCFHGHRDAVQFFTAVPGHALPSASSCADASGDKTSDATSPDGTKSMLVMSGGEGYIDFRMGDEEGEAAEGEDAPRKLKSPPSIAERSHLIVWQVLDNE, from the exons GAAGGAGCGTCCCATCTCCATGGGCATCTTTCAGGTCCCAGGGATTGATGGCGTGAGCACTGACCTCCAGAGGGACCCCGTGGATGTCCAGTCTGAAGCTTGGAGATTCAATAACCTCAGCCATCCAATGTCCAACACCAGTCTCAAG GATGAACTGGCCAACACCAGCCGCGAAGGATTGAAATCGAACACTCCAACCAAGCAGGGAGGTGTCTCCAAACATGCTCCATCATCGTCACAAGGAGGAACATCTCACACCCCAGTGTCTCACATATGTAGCTTGAAAACAAACACCACCTCATCTGCGAAAAGTGGTGATTGTCAAACGTCTGCTCCACCATCGCCTCGTGGCACGGCGTGTAGCGATACGAGCGCATCATCCAGCCGAGCGAGCGTTTCTGGATCTCCCGTTGCCTCGGCTGTTGCACTGGAATCTGTCGGCGCGCCTCGGGAACAAGGTGGCCTCAATAAGAATTTGGACTACAACGCTGGCAAACCCAACAACAGTAAGAGCATTTCAACTGGGCAGGGTCAACTCGCACAGGAGAATCAAGAGCCCGCAAGTGCGCTTCTCAACG ATGGCAAAAACAACCTGGAAAAGTCTGAGGTGTTGGCGATTATAGAGTCCACTCCTGAGTTGGACATGGACCTTGATGGCTGCCAAGGAACAAG CACACCCGCTAAAGGTGGCATAGAGAATCTAGCATTTGACCGGAACACAGACTCTCTGTTTGAAGAGCTGTCCTCTGCAGGAACTGACTACATAGGAGATGTTGATGAAGGAGCAGACCTTTTAG GTATGGGCCGTGAAGTTGAACATCTTATTCAGGAGAATGCACAACTTCTGGAGACAAA AAATGCCCTAAATGTGGTAAAGAATGACCTGATTGCGCGAATGGATGAGCTGTCCTGCGAGAAGGAGGTCCTACAAGGGGAGCTTGAAGCCGTCACTAAGGCCAAGAACAGATTAGAGGAGAAGAACAAAGATTTAGAAGACGAATTGAAGAA AGTTCGAGCTGAACTTGGGGACAGCAAACACAAGTCTAAGACCGAGAATGAGGATGAT AGTGACGTGCCCACAGCACAGAGGAAACGTTTCACCAGGGTGGAAATGGCCAGAGTCCTGATGGAGAGGAACCAGTATAAGGAGAGGCTGATGGAGCTGCAAGAGGCTGTCAGATGGACAGAGATGATTCG GGCATCAAAGGAAAACCCAGCACTTCCAGAGAAGAAGAAATCCAGCCTCTGGCAGTT TTTCAGCCGTTTGTTCAGTTCGTCGGGCGGCGCATCTAAGAAGCCTGCTGTCGAAGCCCCAGTCAACGTGAAGTACAATGCGCCCACCTCGCAGATTCAACCTTCTGTCAAGAAGAGGAGCAGCACCTTGCAGCAGTTGCCCAGTGACAAGAGCAAAGCCTTTGATTTTCTCAATGAGGA ATTGGCAGTGGATAGCATAGTGTCCAGGCGAGAACAGAAGCGGGCACAGTACCAGCAGGTTAAAGCGCATGTCCAGAGAGAGGAAGAGGGCAGAGTGCAGGCTTATGGCTGGAGCTTGCCCAAGAAGCACAAA AGCAACGGCGGTCAGGAGAAGATACAGGACCTACCAGTTCCGGTCTTCCTTAGACCTCTGGATGAGAGAGATGCCTCGATGAAG CTGTGGTGTGCTGCCGGTGTGCACTTATCCGGAGGTAAAACCAGAGATGGGGGTTCCATCGTCGGAGCCAGCGTGTTCTACAGCAGCGTGTCAGGACCGGAGAGTCCCGAAAAGAAAGTAGGATCTCAAAGCAGCCTAGAAAAACTGGATCAAGAACTAAAG GAACAGCAGAAGGAACTACGACAACAGGATGAGTTGTCATCGCTGGTGTGGATTTGTACCAGCACTCAGTCGACTACTAAAGCTGTCGTCATTGATGCCAACCAACCCGGAATCATCCTGGACAGCTTCTTTGTGTGTAATGCACATGTCCTCTGCATCACTAGTGTACCAG GCGCAAGAGAGACGGACTATCCAGCAGGTGAGGAACTAACCCAGAGTTCAGAGTCTGCACCGGTCGAAAAGGCCCGTTCGTGCGACGGCGGTAGCGGCGCGGCAGGCGGTGACGGCGTGCTCGGAGGCATTACTGTCGTAGGCTGTACAGCTGAGGGAGCAACAGCCGTCCCTCGGACAGCAGAAAATGGAGGGACGG AGGCCACTGAGGAGAGTGGAGGGTCTTCATGTCAGAGAGGAGTATACAGTGAACATGTCTTCACTGATCCTTTGGGGCTGCAGCAGACAATAGAGACTTCCGCCAACTCCTCTCAAAG AGAGTGTGACCTGGTGAAAGATGGCATGAGTTCAAACTCCACTGCTGAGGAGCAGGATCTGATGagagaagaggctcagaagaTGAGCAGCGTCCTGCCCACGATGTGGCTCGGAGCGCAGAACGGGTG TGTGTATGTCCACTCGTCTGCGGCACAGTGGAAGAAGTGTCTCCATTCTGTAAAGCTGAAAGACTCCGTACTCGGCATAGT GCACGTGAAAGGGCGCGTCCTGGTCGGCCTTTCTGATGGCACGTTAGCCGTCTTCCACCGTGGAGTTG ATGGACAGTGGGATCTGACCAACTACCATCTACTTGACTTGGGAAAACCTCACCACTCCATCCGCTGCATGACTGTGGTACATGACAAGGTGTGGTGTGGTTTCAGGAACAAGATCTACGTGGTGCAGCCCAAAGCCATGGAGATAGAG AACACGATTAGAATCATGTTGATGATGATCCATGTTAATGTCGCCCTGCAGAAGTCATTTGACGCACACCCCCGTAAGGAGAGCCAGGTGCGTCAGTTGGCTTGGGACGGTGACGGCATCTGGGTGTCCATCAGGCTGGACTCCACGCTCAGGCTCTTCCACGCCCACACTTTCCAGCACCTACAGGATGTGGACATTGAGCCTTATGTCAGCAAGATGTTGG GTACGGGGAAACTGGGCTTTTCGTTTGTGCGGATCACGGCTCTCATGGTGTCGTGTAATCGGCTGTGGATCGGTACCGGCAACGGAGTCATCGTTTCGATCCCTCTCTCAGAGA caGCTAACAAGCACACCAAGGGAGCGGATAACCGTCCTGGGAATGTGATTCGCGTTTACGGTGATGAGAGCAGTGGCAAAGTAGCGGCAGGGACATTTGTGCCATACTGCTCCATGGCTCATGCCCAGCTCTGTTTCCATGGACATCGTGACGCCGTTCAGTTCTTCACTGCCGTCCCAG GTCACGCGCTTCCATCTGCATCCAGCTGTGCAGATGCATCAGGGGACAAGACGTCAGATGCCACATCTCCGGATGGAACCaagtccatgttggtgatgagTGGAGGAGAAGGCTACATTGACTTCAGGATGG GAGACGAGGAGGGCGAAGCGGCCGAAGGCGAGGACGCGCCAAGGAAACTGAAGTCCCCCCCGTCTATCGCCGAGCGCAGCCACCTCATCGTCTGGCAGGTCCTGGACAACGAGTAA